A single window of Malus sylvestris chromosome 5, drMalSylv7.2, whole genome shotgun sequence DNA harbors:
- the LOC126622089 gene encoding transcription factor MYB114-like isoform X5: MDDSNLLGIMRKGAWTQQEDDILRQYVEKHGDGKWHQVPRETGLNRCRKSFRQRWLNYLKPNLKSGHFTEDEIDLIHRLHRLLGNRWSIIAGRLPGRTAGNVKNYWNSKQRKELEYMKDKSKERTKATSVIRPQPRRARGAIFQSEENCSRLLQTSSPPTENAIDSWKTMLHDTDNVDGTLFSSLGLEEDLFTNFWVEDVAQSTTVGMNSADEV; the protein is encoded by the exons atggatGATAGTAATTTGTTGGGAATAATGAGGAAAGGTGCCTGGACTCAACAGGAAGATGATATTCTGAGGCAGTACGTTGAAAAGCATGGAGATGGAAAATGGCACCAGGTTCCTCGCGAAACAG GTCTGAACAGATGCAGGAAAAGCTTCAGACAGAGGTGGTTGAACTATTTGAAGCCGAATCTCAAAAGCGGACATTTTACAGAGGATGAAATAGATCTAATCCATAGACTTCATAGACTTTTGGGAAACAG GTGGTCAATAATTGCTGGAAGACTCCCAGGAAGAACAGCAGGCAACGTAAAAAATTATTGGAATAGCAAGCAACGAAAGGAGTTGGAATATATGAAGgataaatccaaagaaagaacaaaagcCACATCCGTCATAAGACCTCAACCACGGAGGGCTAGAGGTGCAATTTTTCAATCTGAAGAGAACTGTAGCAGGTTATTACAGACATCATCACCACCTACAGAAAATGCTATTGATTCATGGAAGACCATGTTGCATGATACAGACAATGTTGATGGAACACTATTTTCTAGTTTAGGGTTAGAGGAAGACCTCTTCACAAACTTTTGGGTTGAAGATGTTGCACAATCGACAACGGTAGGCATGAATTCTGCTGATGAAGTTTAG
- the LOC126622087 gene encoding F-box protein SKIP19-like isoform X2, with protein sequence MASSARPAPGRGRNWTELPEDVTASILSRLGAIEILTSAQMVCATWYNICKDPLMWCTVDLRDLDHQKHIHYDLEKMCRHAVDRSSGNLVGINVEDFGSDELLNSSGIKRLRLVRCDGITNEGLAKVASKLPLLEDLEISYCAFSHEPLEVVGSSCPLLKSFKFNNRWYRWSDEECDDDALAIAGTMHDLRHLQLFGNKLTNDGLLAILDHCPQLESLDLRQCFNLKLGGKLRRRCAEQMKKLWFPDDSTLDYEFDSAIDYHEDNAFGYSDIDLMSDDDKDYDFCNRKVEDDEEYDFNYGSGSDDCREVEDNDVYPWIV encoded by the exons ATGGCCTCCTCCGCTCGACCCGCTCCAGGCCGGGGCCGAAACTGGACGGAACTGCCGGAGGACGTCACGGCTTCAATACTCTCTCGACTCGGAGCCATCGAAATCCTGACGAGCGCTCAGATGGTGTGCGCGACGTGGTACAACATTTGCAAGGACCCGCTGATGTGGTGCACCGTCGACCTGCGCGATCTTGATCATCAGAAGCACATTCATTACGACTTGGAGAAGATGTGCCGCCACGCCGTTGACCGCAGCTCTGGAAATCTGGTCGGTATCAATGTCGAAGATTTCGGCTCCGATGAGCTTCTCAA TTCAAGTGGAATCAAACGTCTCCGACTTGTCCGTTGCGATGGCATAACGAATGAGGGACTGGCTAAAGTGGCTTCGAAACTTCCACTCTTGGAGGACCTTGAAATTTCATACTGTGCATTCTCACATGAACCTCTAGAAGTTGTAGGGTCTTCTTGCCCTCTTTTGAAATCATTCAAATTTAACAACCGGTGGTACAGATGGTCAGATGAAGAGTGTGACGACGATGCACTTGCTATAGCAGGAACGATGCATGATTTACGCCACCTCCAGCTTTTTGGGAATAAGCTGACGAACGATGGCTTGCTGGCCATTCTTGACCATTGTCCTCAGCTCGAGTCGCTTGATCTTCGGCAGTGCTTCAATCTTAAGCTGGGAGGAAAGTTGAGAAGAAGATGTGCTGAACAAATGAAAAAATTGTGGTTTCCTGATGATTCCACCCTTGACTATGAATTTGATTCTGCAATTGATTACCATGAAGACAACGCATTTGGGTATTCGGATATAGATTTGATGTCTGATGATGATAAGGATTATGACTTCTGTAACCGAAAAGTAGAAGATGATGAGGAGTATGACTTCAACTACGGGAGTGGTTCTGATGACTGCCGTGAGGTTGAGGATAATGATGTTTATCCATGGATTGTCTGA
- the LOC126622087 gene encoding F-box protein SKIP19-like isoform X1, which translates to MASSARPAPGRGRNWTELPEDVTASILSRLGAIEILTSAQMVCATWYNICKDPLMWCTVDLRDLDHQKHIHYDLEKMCRHAVDRSSGNLVGINVEDFGSDELLKYITNCSSGIKRLRLVRCDGITNEGLAKVASKLPLLEDLEISYCAFSHEPLEVVGSSCPLLKSFKFNNRWYRWSDEECDDDALAIAGTMHDLRHLQLFGNKLTNDGLLAILDHCPQLESLDLRQCFNLKLGGKLRRRCAEQMKKLWFPDDSTLDYEFDSAIDYHEDNAFGYSDIDLMSDDDKDYDFCNRKVEDDEEYDFNYGSGSDDCREVEDNDVYPWIV; encoded by the exons ATGGCCTCCTCCGCTCGACCCGCTCCAGGCCGGGGCCGAAACTGGACGGAACTGCCGGAGGACGTCACGGCTTCAATACTCTCTCGACTCGGAGCCATCGAAATCCTGACGAGCGCTCAGATGGTGTGCGCGACGTGGTACAACATTTGCAAGGACCCGCTGATGTGGTGCACCGTCGACCTGCGCGATCTTGATCATCAGAAGCACATTCATTACGACTTGGAGAAGATGTGCCGCCACGCCGTTGACCGCAGCTCTGGAAATCTGGTCGGTATCAATGTCGAAGATTTCGGCTCCGATGAGCTTCTCAAGTACATCACCAACTG TTCAAGTGGAATCAAACGTCTCCGACTTGTCCGTTGCGATGGCATAACGAATGAGGGACTGGCTAAAGTGGCTTCGAAACTTCCACTCTTGGAGGACCTTGAAATTTCATACTGTGCATTCTCACATGAACCTCTAGAAGTTGTAGGGTCTTCTTGCCCTCTTTTGAAATCATTCAAATTTAACAACCGGTGGTACAGATGGTCAGATGAAGAGTGTGACGACGATGCACTTGCTATAGCAGGAACGATGCATGATTTACGCCACCTCCAGCTTTTTGGGAATAAGCTGACGAACGATGGCTTGCTGGCCATTCTTGACCATTGTCCTCAGCTCGAGTCGCTTGATCTTCGGCAGTGCTTCAATCTTAAGCTGGGAGGAAAGTTGAGAAGAAGATGTGCTGAACAAATGAAAAAATTGTGGTTTCCTGATGATTCCACCCTTGACTATGAATTTGATTCTGCAATTGATTACCATGAAGACAACGCATTTGGGTATTCGGATATAGATTTGATGTCTGATGATGATAAGGATTATGACTTCTGTAACCGAAAAGTAGAAGATGATGAGGAGTATGACTTCAACTACGGGAGTGGTTCTGATGACTGCCGTGAGGTTGAGGATAATGATGTTTATCCATGGATTGTCTGA